In [Leptolyngbya] sp. PCC 7376, a genomic segment contains:
- a CDS encoding aspartate aminotransferase family protein yields the protein MSPQTILDQAPTQTFDQTEFDQYVMGTYGRFPVAIARGEGCRLWDTEGKSYLDFVAGIATCTLGHAHPALINATSEQIKKYHHVSNLYYIPEQGQLAKWLVEHSCADKVFFCNSGAEANEAAIKLVRKYAHTVSDFLEQPVILSAKASFHGRTLATITATGQPKYQKHFHPLPDGFAYVPYNDIQALKEAIVDIDEGNRRVAAVMLEPLQGEGGVRPGELEYFKAVRQICDENNILLVLDEVQVGVGRTGKYWGYENLGIEPDIFTSAKGLAGGIPIGAMLCKDSCAVLNPGEHASTFGGNPFSCASALAVIDTLESDNLLENTNARGQQLRTGLEGLAQKYPYFTEVRGWGLINGMEIKADLDLTSIQVVKAAMDHGLFLAPAGPKVLRFVPPLIVSAAEIDEAIALLDKTLANLDIG from the coding sequence CAGTATGTCATGGGTACTTATGGACGTTTCCCTGTGGCGATCGCCCGTGGAGAAGGATGCCGTTTGTGGGATACCGAGGGAAAGAGCTACCTCGACTTTGTGGCTGGGATCGCGACTTGCACGTTGGGTCATGCTCACCCTGCATTGATTAATGCAACTAGTGAGCAGATTAAAAAATATCATCACGTTTCGAACTTATACTACATCCCCGAACAAGGTCAGCTTGCAAAATGGCTAGTTGAACATTCCTGCGCGGATAAAGTGTTTTTCTGTAATTCTGGCGCTGAGGCGAATGAAGCGGCGATCAAACTTGTTCGCAAATATGCTCATACGGTTTCTGATTTTCTTGAGCAACCAGTTATTCTCTCCGCAAAAGCCAGTTTTCATGGCCGGACATTGGCGACAATCACGGCAACTGGTCAGCCAAAATATCAAAAGCATTTTCATCCACTCCCCGATGGTTTTGCCTACGTTCCCTATAACGATATTCAGGCGCTAAAAGAGGCGATCGTTGACATTGATGAAGGGAATCGTCGTGTTGCTGCGGTGATGCTTGAACCACTCCAGGGTGAAGGTGGTGTGCGTCCAGGCGAATTAGAATACTTCAAAGCAGTGCGTCAGATTTGTGACGAAAACAATATTTTATTGGTGCTTGATGAAGTCCAAGTGGGTGTTGGCAGAACAGGCAAATATTGGGGCTATGAAAACCTCGGTATTGAACCCGATATCTTTACCAGTGCGAAAGGTCTTGCTGGTGGTATCCCCATCGGTGCAATGCTCTGCAAAGACTCTTGTGCCGTACTCAATCCTGGTGAACACGCCAGCACATTTGGCGGCAATCCCTTTTCCTGTGCTTCTGCCCTTGCCGTCATTGATACTCTCGAATCGGACAATCTTCTCGAAAATACAAACGCTCGTGGCCAACAGCTACGCACTGGCTTAGAAGGATTAGCTCAGAAATATCCCTACTTCACTGAGGTACGAGGTTGGGGCTTAATTAACGGCATGGAAATTAAAGCTGACCTCGATTTGACGTCGATTCAGGTGGTTAAAGCTGCGATGGATCATGGCTTATTCCTTGCACCCGCTGGCCCGAAGGTTTTACGTTTTGTGCCACCACTTATTGTTTCCGCTGCTGAAATTGATGAGGCGATCGCCCTTCTCGACAAAACATTGGCAAATTTGGATATCGGCTAA
- the hetZ gene encoding heterocyst differentiation protein HetZ translates to MESLVQFTQKQLEQSTKASESQCEKVAERIVEEVNRICRESDRIQRTGEVGKWQKNLSEHRIRQCLNYYQLGSKRGRVELQSTLSAIVYRYISLRQGISSYQAKVNLIEDFLQGFYAETLNAFRREADVLPTYSPRSLLELSEYMAFTERYAKRRITFSRGRSQQLVILRAQTFSQQQPLETSVDITAAEGSFNRDDKEWEGVAMQQLRTYMAAQGDDHELTDRNLRETVAQELIRYLEEKQQLDCIDYFVLRLRDCATSEIESVLGLTPRQRDYLQQRFKYHLIRFALSNNWELVHQWLGATLEQNLGLTPSQWEHLLAEISEPQQKLLELKQLGWEHKEIAKELTLTSSQTDKLWGKLLELAWDLRNKPLT, encoded by the coding sequence GTGGAGTCACTTGTCCAATTCACCCAAAAACAACTAGAACAATCAACGAAAGCTTCTGAATCACAATGTGAGAAGGTTGCCGAACGAATTGTGGAAGAGGTGAATCGGATTTGCCGAGAGAGCGATCGCATCCAACGCACTGGGGAAGTCGGGAAATGGCAAAAAAACCTTTCTGAACACCGTATCCGTCAATGCCTAAATTATTATCAGCTCGGCTCTAAACGCGGCAGGGTAGAACTGCAAAGTACCCTGAGTGCCATCGTTTATCGATACATTTCACTCCGGCAAGGTATTTCTAGCTATCAAGCGAAAGTGAATCTGATCGAGGATTTTTTGCAGGGATTTTATGCCGAAACCTTGAATGCATTTCGACGAGAGGCAGATGTCTTGCCGACCTATAGCCCTCGAAGTTTGCTAGAGCTGTCTGAATATATGGCGTTTACAGAACGCTATGCGAAACGTCGTATTACCTTCTCAAGGGGGCGATCGCAGCAACTCGTTATCCTGAGAGCCCAAACCTTTTCTCAGCAGCAGCCCCTCGAAACATCTGTTGATATCACCGCGGCTGAAGGCTCCTTTAACCGTGACGATAAAGAATGGGAAGGAGTTGCTATGCAGCAGCTCCGCACCTATATGGCTGCTCAAGGAGATGATCATGAACTGACTGACCGTAATCTCCGGGAAACTGTTGCCCAAGAACTCATTCGATACTTAGAAGAGAAGCAACAACTCGATTGTATTGATTACTTTGTGCTGCGGCTGCGAGATTGTGCGACATCTGAAATTGAATCTGTACTCGGCTTAACTCCCCGCCAACGAGATTATCTACAGCAGCGCTTTAAATATCATCTAATTCGCTTTGCCCTTTCCAATAATTGGGAGCTCGTTCACCAATGGCTTGGGGCAACCTTGGAACAAAATCTCGGTTTAACACCGAGTCAATGGGAGCATCTCCTCGCAGAAATTAGTGAACCCCAGCAGAAATTATTAGAGCTGAAGCAGTTAGGCTGGGAGCATAAAGAGATTGCGAAAGAACTAACTTTAACGTCATCACAAACCGATAAACTATGGGGAAAGCTGCTCGAATTGGCTTGGGATCTTCGTAATAAACCGCTTACCTAG